From Thalassotalea psychrophila:
AGTTTAATTCACATAAATACCTCTGTTGGTCGCGGTACTGCAGGCACAGATATGAATGCAATTCCTGCATCATCAATCAAACGAATCGAAGTGTTACGTGATGGCGCGGCAGCACAGTATGGCTCTGATGCCATTGCTGGCGTTATTAATATTGTACTTAATGACGCTAGTGAAGGTGGCAAGGTTGCAGTGTCTTATGGTGAATATTCTGAGGGTGATGGTGAAACTACTAATGTTGATATATCGAAAGGGTTTGCGTTAGGTGAGAACGGCTATCTAAACGCGACTGTAAATTTCCGTGATCGTGGTGTTACCAATAGAGCTGGTTTACATGGTTCGTGCCAATTCTCTGGTTGTACCGAGCTTGCTGATGGCAACATGCTGCTAGGTGACCCGCGAGAAGCAACTGCGCCCAGGACCACATTTCGTATAGGTGACGCAGATTCACAACAGGTTGGTTTGACCGTCAATACGGGGTATCAACTAGGTGAAGGCGAACTTTATGGTTTCATTACCTACTCTAAACGCGATAATCAGTCTGCTGCTTTTTTCCGCCATAACGCAAACGATGGTGGTAATGCACCATTGCAAGATGGCGATGCAACTATCCCCGCTGGTTTCTTACCAAAAATCAATTCAGATATTAAAGATGTTTCATACAACTTTGGTTATCAAGTCGATTTTAATAATGACGCCAGTTTAGATTTTTCATACACATACGGTCAAAATAATATTGACTACACCACTAGTGATACTATCAACTCTTCATTTGCTAATTCTTTACAATACACCACTGCAATGACAGCCAGTGAAATTCGTAGTTCAGTACCTCGTGAAGCATTTGCTTACGGCTTAGAGTTATCGTTGCAAACCTTAAATCTTGATTATACACAAGAGTTTGATTTGTTTTCATTGGCTTTAGGTGCTGAAATTCGTACTGATGAATACCGTGTCACGCCTGGCGATGAATACTCTTATCGCGATTATGATACTGAAATGGGGGTTAGCTTATTTGCAACCGATAGAAGCGCAGGTAGTCAAGGTTTTGGTGGAATTGGCCCAGTTTCTGAAGTTGATGAAACACGCGATGTAATTTCTTTCTATGCAGATGCTGAAACCGAAGTTACTGACGATTTAATTGTCAGTGGTGCTGTGCGTTATGATGACTATGATGGTTTTGGGGATAGCACCAATTTTAAGCTAGCGGCAAACTGGTCGATAACTGAAGATATTGCTATTCGTGGTGCAACCAGTACTGGTTTTCGAGCTCCGTCAATGCAACAACTCTACTTCAATAACATCAGTACCCAGTTTATTACCGATCCAAATAACCCCGCGGGCGATCAAATAGCAGTTCAAGTTGGTACGTTCCGCAATGATAGTGTTTTAGCGCAAGCCATTGGTATTCCAGAACTAAAAGAAGAAGAAGCGACAAACTTTAGTTTAGGTACTGTGATTCAAGTTACTGATAGTATTAACCTAACCGTTGATTGGTATTCTATTGATATTGATGACCGTATTGTTATTAGTAATAAATTAGGGGCCGGATTATCGCCAGCTTTAGATGCAGCATTATTAGCATCTGGTGCAGGTGCGGGTCAATTTTTCTTAAATGGCGCTGATACTGAAACAACCGGTGTTGATATTATTGCAACTTGGAATACTGATGTAATGGGCGGTGATTTAGATTTAACCTTTGCCGCCAACTTTACTGAAACAGAAGTCGTTAATATTTTCACACCACAAGACAGTGGGTTAGGAGACATTCCGCCGGAAGATATTTTTTCCGAACAGGATATTTCTATTATTGAAGAGTGGCAACCGGAAGATAGAATTAGCTTGATTGGTTTATACAAATTGGGCGACTTTACTGTTAATTTAGCTTTTAATCGTTATGGTGAATATACTATCACCGATGGTGACAGCCAAACTTATGGTGCAGAAGTATTAACTGATTTACGCATTAATTACCAACTAACAGAAAACGTATCATTTAATATAGGTGGTAATAACCTGTTTGATGTTTACCCTGATAAAAATGAAATTGGTAACTCTCGCACTGGAACTATAGTAGATGCAAATGGCAATGTTATTGTCAGCAGTCCAGGTGTATTTACATATTCTCGTCGATCAGCACCGTTTGGATTTAACGGGGCTTTTTACTACGCAGGTGCAGAATATAAGTTCTAGTAATTAATATAATTTAAAAACAACACCTAGATAAATGGGTGGCTATAGCTCAGTTGGTAGAGCCCCGGATTGTGATTCCGATTGTCGTGGGTTCAAATCCCATTAGCCACCCCATTTTTATATTTCGTCTTGCTGACGATAATCAGTATATTCTTTAATGTCACGACAGAATCACAAACGATTCCACTTTCGATCACCGTGAGGTTCAAATCCCATTAGCCACCCCATTTTTCTATTTTCGTCTTGCTGACGATAATCAGTATATTCTTTAATGTCACGACAGAATCACCAT
This genomic window contains:
- a CDS encoding TonB-dependent receptor domain-containing protein, which encodes MIASALITIVSPIAFADDLIRFDIDKQRADKAIIAFAKKTDRTVIFSFDLAKKHQANALKGYYSVTYGLEKLLNGSGLIAVVNNSGQLSIQVDTNKERITTMKNKTMKAALVPIVIGAASQTALAQEPAQEQEIEQISVIGSRVSSRSADELPVPVDILSAEALANTGQTEVGRMLQAIAPSFNFSSSSISDGTDALRPATLRGLGPDQTLVLINGKRRHQASLIHINTSVGRGTAGTDMNAIPASSIKRIEVLRDGAAAQYGSDAIAGVINIVLNDASEGGKVAVSYGEYSEGDGETTNVDISKGFALGENGYLNATVNFRDRGVTNRAGLHGSCQFSGCTELADGNMLLGDPREATAPRTTFRIGDADSQQVGLTVNTGYQLGEGELYGFITYSKRDNQSAAFFRHNANDGGNAPLQDGDATIPAGFLPKINSDIKDVSYNFGYQVDFNNDASLDFSYTYGQNNIDYTTSDTINSSFANSLQYTTAMTASEIRSSVPREAFAYGLELSLQTLNLDYTQEFDLFSLALGAEIRTDEYRVTPGDEYSYRDYDTEMGVSLFATDRSAGSQGFGGIGPVSEVDETRDVISFYADAETEVTDDLIVSGAVRYDDYDGFGDSTNFKLAANWSITEDIAIRGATSTGFRAPSMQQLYFNNISTQFITDPNNPAGDQIAVQVGTFRNDSVLAQAIGIPELKEEEATNFSLGTVIQVTDSINLTVDWYSIDIDDRIVISNKLGAGLSPALDAALLASGAGAGQFFLNGADTETTGVDIIATWNTDVMGGDLDLTFAANFTETEVVNIFTPQDSGLGDIPPEDIFSEQDISIIEEWQPEDRISLIGLYKLGDFTVNLAFNRYGEYTITDGDSQTYGAEVLTDLRINYQLTENVSFNIGGNNLFDVYPDKNEIGNSRTGTIVDANGNVIVSSPGVFTYSRRSAPFGFNGAFYYAGAEYKF